One Psychrobacillus glaciei genomic region harbors:
- a CDS encoding DEAD/DEAH box helicase has translation MQEKIYDLVSFQGDRLARKIKNYLDEVFKDESEAILYYKEPDYATPTDILPTFTVCSKKYGIFVFIYYDYTSELLTEINDKFWIIKGNKTKNKILDFQDYCFKLDNDIKMPSNEIYEDIKIHKYVLFPLISSETISVNLKRQNVTLLFEDFNGYKLLKDIPEVNIDNEDWSKMLSVIQKSNILTKETEYIVDTPISNVRDAIAYNNQQISLFDEDQLDASMTITEGAQRIRGLAGSGKTVILSIKAARLHRKYKDAKIIYAFSTQSLYNQVTKLVNKYYSKLTGEKINPDKLEIIHAWGGKYSGPGVYYNICLSNGIKPLTVRDLYGYPDKFEEACNRLLTNNLKQEYDYILVDEAQDMPVSFFKLLEKVTKPPKNIIWAYDDLQTINSTKIPEPKELFGVNNDGSLKVPLLPSNDYILKKSYRNHKDVLMSALAFGFGMYSKNDFVQIIKEKSTWESLGFFVEKGLEFGEETIITRPTENSPNKIDQEFKSLPIVNKYAAVSTSEELEVTAKHINHLIYNELVKPEDIMVVDLQRDSKKRLATLQNYLYSNNILSVMPGLVEGAKDFMRENHVTLTTVRRAKGNEVPIVFVLGCEKIYLANSLYEKRTFRNMLFVAMTRAKGWLYLSGQKDVFNLFQEEVKKMWKDIQDGYYKFDFPTEEDFKSIEKLNLLTLDGERSEKLQNQADQLADILGQSDVSELEMFMDEETLKKLENLILRGKSKE, from the coding sequence ATGCAAGAGAAAATTTATGATCTAGTTTCCTTCCAAGGGGACAGATTAGCAAGGAAAATCAAAAATTATTTAGATGAAGTTTTTAAAGATGAGAGTGAGGCAATTCTTTACTATAAAGAACCTGACTATGCTACCCCTACTGATATCTTACCTACATTTACAGTGTGCTCAAAAAAATATGGTATTTTTGTTTTTATATACTATGATTATACTTCTGAGCTTTTAACAGAGATTAATGATAAATTTTGGATAATTAAAGGAAATAAAACAAAAAATAAAATCTTAGACTTTCAAGACTATTGTTTTAAATTAGATAATGATATTAAAATGCCTTCAAATGAAATTTATGAAGATATTAAGATCCATAAGTATGTATTATTTCCATTAATAAGTAGTGAAACCATTAGTGTTAACTTAAAAAGGCAGAATGTTACTTTGTTGTTTGAAGACTTCAATGGCTATAAACTTTTAAAGGATATTCCAGAAGTCAATATAGACAATGAAGATTGGTCAAAGATGTTAAGTGTAATACAAAAATCTAACATACTTACTAAAGAAACAGAATATATAGTTGATACTCCAATTTCTAACGTCAGAGATGCGATAGCGTACAACAACCAGCAGATTAGTCTATTTGATGAGGATCAATTGGATGCAAGTATGACTATTACAGAAGGAGCGCAAAGAATTAGAGGGTTAGCAGGAAGTGGTAAAACAGTTATCCTTTCAATTAAGGCAGCGAGACTGCATAGAAAATATAAAGATGCAAAAATTATTTATGCATTTTCAACACAGAGTTTATATAATCAAGTTACAAAGTTGGTGAATAAATACTATTCAAAATTAACAGGTGAAAAGATTAATCCTGATAAGTTAGAGATAATTCATGCTTGGGGAGGAAAATACTCAGGTCCAGGAGTATACTATAACATTTGCTTATCTAACGGAATTAAACCTCTAACTGTTAGAGATTTGTATGGATATCCAGATAAGTTTGAGGAAGCTTGTAACCGCTTATTAACTAATAATCTTAAACAAGAGTATGATTATATTTTAGTGGATGAAGCGCAAGATATGCCTGTAAGCTTTTTTAAATTATTAGAAAAAGTCACTAAACCGCCGAAGAACATTATTTGGGCTTATGATGATTTACAAACTATTAACTCCACAAAAATACCTGAACCAAAAGAATTATTTGGTGTAAATAATGATGGTTCTTTAAAGGTTCCATTGTTACCATCGAATGATTATATTTTAAAGAAATCTTATAGAAATCATAAGGACGTACTAATGTCTGCCCTAGCTTTCGGATTTGGAATGTACTCTAAAAATGATTTTGTTCAAATAATAAAAGAAAAATCGACTTGGGAGTCACTAGGGTTCTTTGTAGAAAAAGGTTTAGAGTTCGGTGAAGAAACGATTATAACTCGTCCCACTGAAAATAGTCCAAATAAAATTGATCAAGAATTTAAGTCCCTACCTATTGTAAACAAATATGCAGCAGTTAGCACAAGTGAAGAACTTGAAGTAACCGCCAAACATATAAATCATTTAATTTATAATGAATTAGTCAAACCTGAGGATATAATGGTTGTTGATTTACAAAGAGATAGTAAAAAGCGTTTAGCAACCCTCCAAAATTATTTATATAGTAACAATATATTAAGTGTAATGCCTGGTTTGGTTGAAGGTGCTAAGGACTTCATGCGAGAGAACCATGTTACGTTAACAACTGTTAGAAGGGCAAAAGGAAACGAAGTTCCAATAGTTTTTGTGTTAGGTTGTGAGAAAATTTATTTAGCAAACAGTTTATATGAAAAACGTACCTTTAGAAATATGCTATTCGTTGCTATGACAAGAGCAAAAGGTTGGTTATATCTATCGGGACAAAAGGATGTATTTAATTTATTTCAAGAAGAAGTTAAGAAGATGTGGAAAGATATCCAAGATGGGTATTACAAATTTGATTTCCCAACAGAAGAAGATTTTAAATCGATAGAAAAATTAAACTTACTCACTTTAGATGGTGAACGTTCAGAGAAATTACAAAATCAAGCTGATCAACTTGCTGATATATTGGGACAATCCGATGTGTCGGAGTTAGAAATGTTTATGGATGAAGAAACATTGAAAAAGTTAGAAAATCTTATTCTTAGGGGGAAATCTAAAGAATGA
- a CDS encoding TnsD family Tn7-like transposition protein, producing MNLISNIVRRSIKILSFFTDPYKDELLYSSIARYHFYSGNIDIKDTLEELFLSRSVTSSIEVGSRFSTLVQNIGENYSVESILADHTIYSYYSPFISSKRQQEVINDVKGKGSGLYSRLGMVAGGICRKNGLYYCSQCANEDIEKYGEPFIHREHQLQGIEYCAHHGLKLKKYILNPRLESKYEYIRFDKRKMDLVSLSPSKEEQNEIGILQVKLAKMAYHLLQIPINKFSREIIELRYRTLFRERNLLTLENKVRKKELYEAFELKFPNGFLEKYECSLDIKDTNNWLRIITRNINRHVHPFRHLLMIYFLDHDIESFFLVKPDQGPFGSGPWPCLNKASIHYKQNVVNDMRIKRDYYSKNPVGEFSCSCGYVYVRKGPDIIVDDRYRINYIKDYGDAWIAQVQDLNKKGLSAKKIAKQLETSSVTVIKHLKYRQKMKSNNCANKEILIAKYRVELLEATNRFPSYSRTELKGRFKKKYSFLSLNDKEWFNANMPKKRKKVQVQTVDWNMRDQEYYEKIQALHKELLELDKPVRITRSTIGRRLNILDNIEKTRVIKLPHTNRLLNEINESVQDFQIRRCFNVIDQLLEDDEPIALWKVQKMGAVKLHHFNEIKLKLEEYIQAKLEMKHIK from the coding sequence ATGAATTTAATTTCAAATATCGTTAGGAGATCGATTAAAATATTATCTTTCTTTACTGATCCTTATAAGGATGAATTACTTTATTCTTCAATTGCGCGTTATCATTTTTATAGCGGTAATATTGACATTAAAGACACTTTAGAAGAGTTATTTCTATCGCGTTCAGTTACTTCAAGTATAGAAGTAGGGAGTAGATTTTCTACTTTAGTTCAAAACATAGGTGAAAATTACTCGGTTGAAAGTATACTTGCTGATCATACAATTTATTCCTATTATTCCCCTTTTATTTCAAGTAAGAGACAGCAAGAGGTGATAAATGATGTAAAAGGAAAGGGATCAGGACTTTATTCTAGATTAGGAATGGTAGCAGGAGGAATTTGTCGAAAGAATGGTTTGTATTATTGCTCGCAGTGCGCAAATGAAGATATCGAGAAATATGGTGAACCATTTATTCATCGTGAACATCAACTTCAAGGAATAGAATATTGTGCACATCATGGATTGAAATTAAAAAAATATATTTTAAACCCTAGGTTAGAAAGTAAATATGAATATATTAGATTTGATAAAAGAAAAATGGATCTTGTTTCACTTTCACCTTCAAAAGAAGAACAAAACGAAATAGGTATTCTTCAAGTTAAATTAGCAAAAATGGCATATCATTTATTACAAATTCCAATCAATAAATTCTCTAGAGAAATTATTGAACTTAGATATAGAACTCTCTTTAGAGAACGAAATTTATTAACACTTGAAAATAAAGTAAGAAAAAAAGAGTTATACGAAGCTTTTGAGTTGAAATTCCCAAACGGGTTTTTAGAAAAATATGAGTGTTCACTTGATATAAAAGATACAAATAATTGGTTGAGAATAATAACACGCAATATAAATCGTCATGTACATCCATTCAGACATTTACTAATGATTTATTTTTTGGATCATGATATTGAATCATTTTTTTTAGTTAAACCAGATCAAGGTCCATTTGGTTCAGGACCATGGCCGTGTTTAAATAAGGCTTCCATTCATTATAAACAAAATGTTGTTAATGATATGCGTATAAAAAGAGATTATTATAGTAAAAATCCAGTAGGTGAATTTTCATGTTCATGTGGTTATGTTTATGTTCGGAAGGGGCCGGACATAATAGTTGACGATAGATATCGAATAAATTACATAAAAGACTATGGGGATGCCTGGATAGCACAAGTACAGGATTTGAACAAGAAAGGTTTAAGTGCAAAAAAAATAGCGAAACAGTTAGAGACTTCTTCGGTAACGGTTATAAAGCATTTGAAATATCGCCAAAAAATGAAAAGTAATAACTGTGCAAATAAAGAAATATTAATAGCTAAATATCGTGTAGAACTTCTTGAAGCTACGAACCGATTTCCTAGTTACAGTAGAACGGAATTAAAAGGACGATTTAAAAAAAAATATAGTTTTTTATCTTTAAATGATAAAGAATGGTTTAATGCTAACATGCCAAAAAAGCGAAAAAAAGTACAAGTGCAAACAGTTGATTGGAATATGCGGGATCAAGAATACTACGAGAAAATACAGGCCCTCCACAAAGAATTATTAGAACTAGACAAGCCAGTGAGAATTACGCGTTCAACTATTGGCAGGAGGTTGAATATTCTAGATAATATAGAGAAGACGCGTGTAATAAAATTGCCTCACACAAACCGGTTATTAAATGAAATAAATGAGTCTGTGCAAGATTTTCAAATTAGACGATGTTTTAATGTTATAGACCAATTATTAGAAGACGATGAACCAATCGCTCTTTGGAAAGTACAAAAAATGGGCGCAGTTAAATTACATCATTTTAACGAAATAAAGTTAAAATTAGAAGAGTATATACAGGCTAAACTTGAAATGAAGCATATTAAGTAA
- a CDS encoding TnsD family Tn7-like transposition protein, which yields MLPFFTNPYPDELIYSAIARYHFYSGNIDCKDTLEELFQSRSVIPSVEIGSHFSVLAEQLGSNYSVENILANHTIYPYYAIFLSKQRQQEILQDVAGDGKGLYTRLGVVAGSICRKDGLYYCGECAKADLNRYGEPYIHREHQLQGIEYCPHHELSLLKYEAEITSRTEYIRFEIDKMNLSPIYKVDPYANFSVHLAKQVYKLLQLSLHQLSREEITLKYRALLREKNLVTVSNRLRQKELYQGFRSKFPTDFLNQHESDLDINNEYNWLKIITRNSKRHVHPFRHLLTLYFLEQGIDDFVNSKADEGPFGTGPFPCLNKGTTHYNQRVIQDVEVTRDYKTNSPIGTFTCSCGFVYARKGPDISLEDKFRIGRVKEFGEVWQIKLKQLANKNISTRAISRELGVDSKTVKKYLEEHLEIDNKKKYKIDIVRLQQYKNEIISGMKEFPLLSRTALREEFKKQYMFLYRHDKQWLMERLSPKQKKQQPTKTVDWAIRDKVYVREVKLLYKQLLDRQQPVRITVSVIGKQLGILANLERHLDKLPITKRLLDEITENIQEYQLRRCYKLIDRMLLEKETIILWKLQRNAGIKSVYFQKIKPMLEIYIKNYR from the coding sequence ATGCTACCGTTCTTTACGAATCCATATCCAGATGAATTAATATATTCAGCGATTGCTCGTTATCACTTTTATAGTGGAAATATTGATTGTAAGGACACTTTAGAAGAATTATTTCAAAGTCGTTCTGTGATCCCGAGTGTGGAGATTGGTAGCCATTTTTCTGTATTAGCTGAGCAGCTTGGCTCCAATTACTCTGTTGAAAATATATTAGCAAATCATACAATTTATCCTTATTATGCAATCTTTCTTTCAAAGCAACGTCAGCAAGAAATCTTGCAAGATGTTGCAGGAGATGGAAAAGGACTTTATACAAGGCTTGGTGTGGTAGCTGGAAGCATATGCAGAAAAGATGGACTGTATTATTGTGGAGAATGTGCAAAAGCAGATCTAAATAGATATGGCGAGCCCTATATCCATCGAGAGCATCAATTGCAAGGAATTGAATATTGCCCTCATCATGAGTTGTCATTACTAAAATATGAAGCAGAAATCACTAGTCGTACTGAATATATTCGTTTTGAAATAGACAAGATGAATCTTTCGCCAATTTATAAAGTTGATCCTTATGCAAATTTTTCGGTTCATTTGGCAAAGCAAGTGTATAAACTATTGCAGTTATCATTACATCAGCTTTCACGTGAGGAAATAACATTAAAATATCGTGCATTATTACGTGAAAAGAATCTTGTTACAGTTTCAAATCGGTTACGACAAAAAGAACTGTATCAAGGATTTCGAAGTAAATTTCCAACAGATTTTTTAAACCAACATGAGAGTGATTTGGATATAAATAATGAGTACAACTGGCTAAAGATTATTACGCGTAATTCAAAACGTCATGTACATCCATTTAGACACTTGCTAACGCTTTATTTTCTAGAACAAGGCATAGATGATTTCGTTAATAGTAAAGCTGATGAAGGCCCATTTGGTACAGGACCGTTCCCTTGTCTGAATAAAGGAACAACCCATTACAATCAACGAGTAATTCAAGATGTGGAAGTAACAAGAGATTATAAAACTAACTCTCCTATCGGTACATTTACTTGCTCCTGTGGGTTTGTTTATGCAAGAAAAGGTCCTGATATTTCACTAGAAGATAAATTCCGGATAGGGCGAGTAAAAGAATTTGGAGAGGTGTGGCAGATTAAGCTTAAGCAGTTGGCTAATAAAAATATAAGCACAAGAGCTATTTCTAGAGAGCTTGGAGTAGATTCTAAAACAGTTAAAAAGTATCTGGAAGAACACTTAGAAATAGATAATAAAAAGAAATATAAAATAGATATAGTGCGACTGCAGCAATACAAAAATGAAATTATTTCTGGAATGAAAGAGTTTCCTCTTTTATCTCGAACAGCTTTGCGAGAAGAATTTAAGAAGCAATATATGTTTTTATATCGTCACGATAAGCAATGGCTTATGGAACGCTTATCTCCTAAACAAAAGAAACAACAACCTACTAAAACAGTTGATTGGGCAATACGAGACAAAGTTTATGTTAGAGAAGTAAAACTGTTGTATAAACAATTATTGGACCGACAACAGCCAGTTCGTATAACTGTTTCAGTGATAGGAAAACAGCTAGGCATACTAGCTAATTTAGAGCGCCATTTGGACAAGTTACCAATTACTAAAAGATTACTGGATGAAATAACTGAGAATATACAAGAATATCAACTTCGAAGATGTTATAAATTAATCGATAGAATGTTACTAGAAAAAGAAACGATAATTCTTTGGAAATTACAAAGAAATGCAGGGATAAAATCGGTATATTTTCAAAAAATAAAACCTATGTTAGAAATTTATATAAAAAATTATAGATAG
- a CDS encoding ATP-binding protein: MRNMERMSNLVLRGEFETAIYKEQALSEYSNNPFIESLPPIFDEDEVIERFMVTPRITKQDKQSEANVRYHILKRVKNFIQPLPIHFEVERRLSTLIRRGYLARNPLDKTFLERIRVLHQLREDEAEAHKHIDERLNYIRSTADSLSIIGISGIGKTTAIERLLLMYPQVIKHETYEGMPFNRTQIVWLKIDCPYDGSLSTLCKSFFKAIDDLLGTRYLEKYGYLNRVTSTMLLHMTSLASMYGIGVLVIDEIQHLLHSKNDQEEMLNFFVTLSNTVGIPTVLIGTSKAQQLFKGNFRQARRAASDGAIIWDRMAEDSEEWEFFLETLWELQCLKTRSELTNDVRKTFYDECQGITSVAVCLFILAQERAMFNDDNVNEIINSKVLKKTAKVDMQILQPMMKAIRTNNLKDMMKYEDIMINLDELMLNHKLDTELEGRIRKGFKERQHSLDYRRRDMIENLSVEISALGIFDSLNVNEIRNLIAKIVDNNPIDTDLNLLKTEAIQKAIILNHQKKVRKEPGVKKVELLPLLALRTKALEQKQHPYELLKVMKFIKNPLQEFYK, encoded by the coding sequence ATGAGAAATATGGAAAGGATGAGTAATCTTGTTCTGAGAGGGGAATTTGAAACAGCGATCTATAAAGAGCAAGCTTTATCTGAATACAGTAATAATCCATTCATCGAATCTCTGCCACCAATTTTTGATGAAGATGAAGTAATTGAGCGCTTTATGGTGACACCTCGTATAACAAAACAAGATAAACAAAGTGAAGCAAACGTTCGCTACCATATTTTAAAGCGTGTAAAAAATTTCATTCAGCCTTTACCAATTCATTTTGAAGTAGAACGAAGACTATCGACATTAATTCGTCGGGGATACTTAGCTCGTAATCCGTTAGATAAAACATTTTTAGAACGTATTCGAGTGTTGCATCAATTGCGGGAGGATGAAGCAGAAGCCCATAAGCATATTGATGAGCGTTTGAACTATATTCGTTCAACAGCTGATAGCCTTTCGATTATTGGGATTTCAGGTATCGGTAAAACGACAGCAATAGAACGCTTGTTACTTATGTACCCACAAGTCATTAAGCATGAAACTTATGAAGGAATGCCTTTTAATCGTACACAAATTGTTTGGCTTAAAATAGATTGCCCATATGATGGTAGTCTTTCAACGCTGTGCAAAAGCTTTTTTAAAGCGATTGATGATTTATTGGGAACTCGTTATTTAGAGAAATATGGCTATTTGAATCGCGTTACGTCAACAATGCTTCTTCACATGACTTCATTGGCCAGCATGTATGGAATTGGCGTGCTAGTAATAGATGAAATTCAGCATCTCTTACATTCAAAAAATGATCAAGAGGAAATGTTGAACTTCTTTGTTACATTGTCCAATACGGTAGGGATTCCAACGGTTCTAATCGGCACATCAAAAGCACAACAGTTGTTTAAAGGAAACTTTCGTCAAGCCCGTCGTGCAGCAAGTGACGGTGCTATCATTTGGGACCGTATGGCTGAGGATAGTGAAGAATGGGAGTTTTTCTTGGAAACATTGTGGGAACTACAATGCTTGAAAACACGTTCTGAACTTACCAATGATGTGAGAAAGACGTTTTATGATGAGTGCCAAGGAATAACTTCTGTTGCTGTTTGTCTATTTATTTTGGCTCAGGAGCGAGCGATGTTTAATGATGATAATGTTAATGAAATTATTAATTCAAAAGTGCTCAAAAAGACTGCTAAAGTAGATATGCAAATTCTTCAGCCTATGATGAAAGCAATTCGTACCAATAATTTAAAAGACATGATGAAATATGAGGACATCATGATTAATTTAGATGAACTGATGCTTAATCATAAGCTTGATACGGAACTAGAAGGGCGAATCCGCAAAGGCTTTAAAGAACGCCAACATTCACTGGATTATAGACGACGAGATATGATTGAAAACTTGAGTGTGGAAATCTCAGCATTAGGAATTTTCGATAGTTTAAATGTAAATGAAATTAGAAATCTCATCGCAAAAATTGTTGATAATAACCCTATTGATACAGATTTAAATTTATTAAAAACTGAAGCAATTCAAAAGGCTATTATATTAAACCACCAAAAGAAAGTAAGAAAAGAACCTGGGGTGAAAAAGGTAGAATTATTGCCATTGTTAGCGCTAAGAACAAAAGCATTAGAACAAAAGCAACATCCATATGAATTGTTGAAAGTTATGAAATTTATTAAAAATCCATTACAAGAATTTTATAAGTAA
- a CDS encoding Mu transposase C-terminal domain-containing protein, whose product MIFYNHVYQYTDREEKNRIRVIEIDSDVAYFVELHGDTSMPKKAFTVDLEAEMQSDILLPIPDPFAKSYSDNDLTEKQIQIRDEDWTIVTVGWANLKDDLLNKKLRDEAFDRLAIQNDIAKIKVKRIFSRFWQRGLNKNALLPDYMYSGGKGKERILTTVAKVGRPRKYTSIENGINTTEEVKKQFNYVIKKYYRKKEQLSLTDTYNYLLREFYSDKYYEGNILKFKVWDASRIPTYTQFYYWFKKLEDPQIDIQLRYSSKEFELKHRPILSNSTLETDGPGTRFQIDATIADVYLVSSFDRSLIIGRPIVYGVIDVYSRMITGIYVGLEGPSWLGAMMTLDNMVMNKGEFCAKYDIAIEESQWPAHHLSEIIIADRGEFEGYSVENLINNLNVKIENTSPYRGDLKGIIERQFRTINGKIKRKAPGAIQKEYRERGDRDYRLDASLNLEEFTKIIIHLVLHHNQKIIDKYPLEKEMIADKLTATPINLWYWGIENKKGRLQTVTDQNVMRLNLLPKGNAKITRAGIRFKGLFYGSEKALNEKWYLKFKKQSIEVVYDPRNMNQLYIPHTDGRSFDTCYLLETSAQFKGSFFEEIEFFQDLREELKKEETVNQKENTINVDVEIESIISQAVAQKKSTVPNYVSNSEKVKDIRVNRQAEKIMNRNYEKFNLVEKVSEQPAQVIEFTSKNRQIEEPSKKASSRRMEKLKKKRDEKYGKDE is encoded by the coding sequence ATGATTTTTTACAACCATGTATATCAGTATACCGATAGAGAAGAAAAAAATCGTATTCGCGTGATCGAGATAGATAGTGATGTTGCTTATTTCGTGGAACTTCATGGTGATACGTCAATGCCTAAAAAAGCGTTTACTGTGGACTTAGAAGCAGAAATGCAAAGTGATATATTATTACCTATTCCAGATCCATTTGCTAAAAGCTACTCAGATAATGACTTAACAGAAAAGCAAATTCAAATACGCGATGAAGATTGGACCATTGTAACTGTAGGCTGGGCTAATTTAAAGGATGATTTGTTAAATAAAAAGTTAAGAGACGAAGCCTTTGATAGGTTAGCGATACAAAACGATATTGCTAAGATAAAGGTTAAACGCATCTTTTCTCGCTTTTGGCAACGTGGATTAAATAAAAATGCTTTATTGCCGGATTATATGTACTCCGGTGGTAAAGGGAAAGAACGGATTCTTACTACGGTAGCTAAAGTAGGTCGACCGAGGAAATATACTTCAATTGAAAATGGTATCAATACCACTGAAGAAGTAAAAAAACAGTTTAATTATGTCATCAAGAAGTATTATCGAAAAAAAGAGCAGCTTTCTCTTACAGATACTTATAACTATTTATTAAGAGAATTCTATTCTGACAAATATTATGAAGGAAATATATTAAAATTTAAGGTTTGGGATGCTTCAAGAATACCTACCTATACGCAGTTTTACTATTGGTTTAAAAAACTAGAAGACCCTCAAATTGATATCCAGTTAAGATATAGTTCAAAAGAGTTTGAATTAAAGCACCGTCCTATTTTAAGTAATTCAACACTTGAAACGGATGGTCCTGGTACACGCTTTCAAATTGATGCAACAATTGCAGATGTGTATTTAGTAAGTTCATTTGATCGGTCGTTAATTATAGGACGTCCCATTGTTTATGGTGTGATTGATGTATATTCACGTATGATTACAGGGATATATGTTGGTCTAGAAGGACCGTCATGGCTCGGAGCAATGATGACTTTAGATAACATGGTGATGAATAAAGGTGAATTTTGTGCTAAGTATGATATTGCAATCGAAGAATCACAATGGCCTGCTCATCATCTGTCAGAGATTATCATAGCTGACCGTGGCGAATTTGAAGGTTATTCAGTAGAAAACTTGATAAACAACTTAAATGTAAAAATTGAAAACACCTCGCCTTATCGTGGCGATTTAAAAGGAATTATTGAACGACAATTCCGTACAATTAATGGCAAGATAAAACGTAAGGCTCCTGGAGCAATACAAAAAGAATATCGTGAACGTGGAGACCGTGATTATCGTCTAGATGCGAGCTTAAATTTAGAAGAATTTACGAAAATCATTATTCATCTTGTGTTACACCACAATCAGAAAATTATTGATAAGTATCCACTTGAAAAAGAAATGATTGCGGATAAATTAACAGCGACTCCTATTAATTTATGGTATTGGGGCATTGAAAATAAAAAAGGTCGACTTCAGACTGTCACAGATCAAAATGTGATGAGACTGAATTTATTACCTAAAGGGAATGCCAAAATAACCCGGGCAGGTATTAGATTTAAGGGGCTTTTTTATGGTTCTGAAAAAGCATTGAACGAAAAATGGTATTTAAAATTTAAAAAACAAAGTATCGAGGTCGTTTATGATCCAAGGAATATGAATCAATTATATATTCCGCACACAGATGGACGTAGTTTTGATACATGCTATTTATTAGAAACGAGCGCGCAATTTAAAGGAAGTTTTTTTGAAGAAATTGAGTTTTTTCAAGATTTACGTGAAGAATTAAAAAAAGAGGAAACGGTTAACCAGAAAGAAAATACAATTAATGTAGATGTAGAAATTGAATCTATCATTAGCCAAGCAGTAGCTCAGAAGAAAAGTACTGTACCTAATTACGTAAGTAATTCAGAAAAAGTTAAAGATATTCGTGTAAATAGACAAGCAGAAAAAATTATGAACAGAAATTATGAGAAGTTTAATTTAGTAGAAAAAGTGAGTGAACAACCAGCACAAGTAATCGAATTCACTTCAAAAAATCGACAAATTGAAGAACCTTCTAAAAAGGCTAGTTCACGTCGAATGGAAAAATTAAAGAAGAAGCGAGATGAGAAATATGGAAAGGATGAGTAA
- a CDS encoding TnsA endonuclease N-terminal domain-containing protein: MAKRKRSSSVEKRLKDGRGQGIGTDYKPWLVIQDVGSLGRSTRLKGYKIPRQFEFLSDLERNYFYLLEYSDLVVDIREQYPLLTIEETIVIADELGIKHPTDPKTNEPIVMTTDFLVTTLKDGQHEHIARTLKYKKDLMDERVLEKFEIERIYWERQGVQWGIVTELEVPKTIAHNIAFVHRYADLAMLEGFEKCSTYDIEDMSIYFLQVLLAQEKTVKQIAKEMENNFGMVVGCGLSIFKYLVMTKVIEIDLSEKLDVTKILNIKAVRTDFSDKVKAI; the protein is encoded by the coding sequence ATGGCGAAACGCAAACGTTCATCGTCAGTTGAGAAAAGGTTAAAAGACGGTCGCGGACAAGGAATAGGAACGGATTATAAGCCGTGGTTAGTTATTCAAGATGTAGGTTCACTTGGACGCTCTACGCGGTTAAAAGGTTATAAGATTCCGCGACAATTCGAATTTCTTTCAGATTTGGAACGAAACTACTTTTATTTATTAGAATATTCAGATTTAGTAGTCGATATTCGGGAACAGTATCCTTTACTCACTATTGAAGAAACAATTGTAATAGCGGATGAATTAGGTATCAAGCATCCTACTGACCCTAAGACCAATGAGCCTATTGTGATGACTACGGATTTTCTTGTAACGACCTTAAAGGATGGACAACATGAGCATATAGCTCGCACTTTAAAATATAAGAAAGATTTAATGGATGAACGTGTACTCGAAAAGTTTGAAATTGAGCGTATTTATTGGGAAAGACAAGGTGTTCAGTGGGGAATCGTAACAGAACTAGAGGTGCCGAAAACAATTGCTCATAATATAGCTTTTGTTCATAGATATGCAGACTTAGCAATGTTAGAGGGCTTTGAGAAATGTAGCACATACGATATTGAAGATATGAGTATTTACTTTCTTCAAGTTCTGTTAGCTCAGGAAAAGACCGTTAAGCAAATTGCAAAAGAGATGGAAAACAATTTTGGCATGGTAGTTGGATGTGGTCTTTCCATTTTTAAGTATCTTGTAATGACTAAAGTAATTGAAATTGATTTAAGTGAAAAGCTAGACGTGACTAAAATTCTAAATATAAAAGCAGTTCGAACAGATTTTTCTGATAAGGTGAAAGCAATATGA